The following are encoded together in the Asticcacaulis sp. genome:
- the carA gene encoding glutamine-hydrolyzing carbamoyl-phosphate synthase small subunit, with protein sequence MTTELLEGCTGVLVLSDGTVYQGLGCGATGEALGEVCFNTAMTGYQEILTDPSYMEQIVAFTFPHVGNVGVNADDVEQLGPENLSAPKRAAKGAIFRDAPTPPANWRSTLSFNDWLVQRGVVGLSGIDTRSLTKKIREHGMPHGVIAHSPSGVFDLEALKAGAREWKGLGGLDLAIDATVTQQAAYTTDLWQWPQGFSDGTKKEFKVVVIDYGVKQNILRALVDIGAEVQIVPAKTSAEDILARKPDGVLLSNGPGDPAATGEYAVPVIQTLVKSGVPVFGICLGHQMLGIALGAKTIKMSQGHHGANHPVKDETTGKVEIVSMNHGFAIDRDSLPEGVVETHVSLFDGSNCGIAMTGKPVFSVQHHPEASPGPVDSLYLFERFAQNMRDAKVSA encoded by the coding sequence ATGACAACTGAACTGCTGGAAGGTTGCACGGGCGTATTGGTCCTTTCGGATGGCACGGTCTATCAGGGCCTGGGCTGCGGCGCCACGGGCGAAGCGCTGGGAGAAGTCTGCTTCAACACGGCCATGACCGGCTACCAGGAGATCCTCACCGATCCCTCCTATATGGAACAGATCGTCGCCTTCACCTTCCCGCACGTCGGCAATGTCGGCGTCAATGCCGACGATGTCGAGCAACTGGGGCCAGAAAACTTGAGTGCCCCGAAACGCGCCGCCAAGGGCGCCATCTTCCGCGACGCGCCTACCCCGCCGGCTAACTGGCGCTCGACCCTGTCCTTCAATGACTGGCTGGTCCAGCGCGGCGTCGTTGGCCTGTCCGGCATCGATACGCGTTCGCTGACGAAGAAAATCCGTGAACATGGGATGCCGCATGGCGTCATCGCCCATTCGCCTTCCGGCGTCTTCGATCTTGAAGCCCTGAAGGCCGGGGCGCGCGAATGGAAGGGCCTCGGCGGCCTCGATCTCGCCATCGACGCCACGGTGACGCAACAGGCCGCCTACACCACCGACCTGTGGCAATGGCCGCAAGGCTTCAGCGATGGCACGAAAAAGGAATTCAAGGTCGTGGTCATCGATTATGGCGTCAAGCAGAACATTCTGCGCGCGCTGGTCGATATCGGCGCCGAGGTGCAGATCGTGCCCGCCAAGACCTCGGCCGAGGATATCCTGGCCCGCAAGCCGGACGGCGTCCTGCTGTCGAACGGTCCAGGCGACCCCGCCGCCACCGGTGAATATGCCGTGCCGGTCATCCAGACGCTGGTTAAGTCGGGCGTTCCGGTGTTCGGCATCTGCCTCGGCCACCAGATGCTCGGCATCGCTTTGGGCGCCAAGACCATCAAGATGAGCCAGGGTCACCACGGCGCCAACCACCCGGTCAAGGACGAGACCACCGGCAAGGTCGAGATCGTCTCGATGAACCATGGTTTCGCCATTGACCGCGACTCACTGCCGGAAGGCGTGGTCGAGACACATGTTTCGCTGTTTGACGGCTCCAATTGCGGCATCGCCATGACCGGCAAGCCGGTGTTCTCAGTGCAGCATCACCCGGAAGCCTCGCCCGGCCCGGTGGACAGCCTCTACCTGTTTGAGCGCTTTGCCCAGAACATGCGCGACGCGAAGGTTTCGGCCTGA
- a CDS encoding glycoside hydrolase family 15 protein, whose product MPEQTNLDLSPIGNCAATALIDRRGRFAWACYPRIDGEPVFSALLEPNCGGSEEAGQKDATQEDAGCWSVEMADVTETTQAYIRNTAVLRTEMRDSHGAVVEIIDFAPRLHHLNRTYKPWAFYRLIRPVSGTPRVRVRMIPTGNWGRDLGAATYGSSHIRYECGPAVMRLTTNAPLTYLREDQTFRLEGPLGFHLGPDEPYPNDVLTDAEHMLRATVAYWQAWVRTLTIPLEWQEAVIRAAITLKLCSYDDTGAIVAAITTSIPEAANTGRNWDYRYCWIRDAYYVVRALNRLGAADMLESYLVYLRNLTDQSAGGHVQPLYSVSLQGDLTERIAPDLKGYRGMGPVRVGNQAYEHHQHDVYGQMILPLTQSFFDARFLRVGTVADFHALEKVGDRAFAVYDTPDAGLWEFRTIARVHTYSALLCWAACDRLANVALSPGLKDRSAFWSKRAGIIRKTIEEKAWNEKLGIFTGSFGGNEVDASLLQLFELGFLPADDPRCVATFNECERQLRKGDNFYRYVEPDDFGEPETAFNFCTFWYIEALHLMGRTEEARELFEAMLARRTHSGLLSEDVKVDTGELWGNFPQTYSLVGLITCAVLLSRPWTTVR is encoded by the coding sequence GTGCCTGAACAGACTAATCTCGACCTCTCCCCCATCGGCAACTGCGCCGCCACCGCCCTGATCGACCGCCGCGGCCGCTTTGCCTGGGCTTGCTACCCACGCATCGACGGCGAACCGGTCTTTTCCGCCCTGCTGGAACCGAACTGCGGCGGCTCTGAAGAGGCGGGCCAAAAAGACGCGACCCAAGAAGACGCGGGATGCTGGTCGGTGGAAATGGCCGATGTCACCGAGACCACCCAAGCCTATATCCGCAATACCGCCGTGCTGCGCACCGAAATGCGCGACAGCCACGGCGCCGTGGTGGAGATCATCGACTTCGCCCCGCGCCTGCACCACCTTAACCGCACCTACAAGCCCTGGGCCTTTTACCGCCTGATCCGGCCGGTTTCCGGCACGCCGCGCGTCCGCGTCCGCATGATCCCGACCGGCAACTGGGGCCGCGACCTCGGCGCCGCCACCTACGGCTCCAGCCATATCCGCTATGAATGCGGCCCGGCCGTGATGCGTCTGACCACCAATGCCCCCCTCACCTACCTGCGCGAAGACCAGACCTTCCGGCTGGAAGGTCCGCTCGGCTTCCACCTGGGGCCGGACGAGCCCTACCCCAATGACGTGCTGACCGATGCCGAGCACATGCTGCGCGCCACTGTCGCCTACTGGCAGGCGTGGGTGCGCACCCTGACCATCCCGCTGGAATGGCAGGAAGCGGTGATCCGGGCCGCCATCACGCTCAAGCTCTGTTCATACGATGACACCGGCGCCATCGTGGCGGCCATAACCACCTCCATCCCCGAAGCCGCCAATACCGGCCGTAACTGGGATTACCGTTACTGCTGGATCAGGGACGCCTATTATGTCGTGCGGGCGCTCAACCGGCTGGGCGCCGCCGATATGCTGGAAAGCTATCTGGTCTACCTGCGCAACCTGACGGATCAATCCGCCGGCGGCCATGTCCAGCCGCTTTACAGCGTCTCACTGCAAGGCGACCTGACCGAGCGCATCGCGCCCGACCTGAAAGGCTATCGCGGCATGGGGCCGGTGCGCGTCGGCAATCAGGCCTATGAGCACCACCAGCACGATGTCTACGGCCAGATGATCCTGCCGCTGACCCAGTCCTTCTTCGACGCCCGCTTCCTGCGCGTCGGCACGGTGGCCGACTTCCACGCCCTGGAAAAGGTTGGCGACCGCGCCTTCGCCGTCTATGACACACCCGACGCCGGCCTGTGGGAATTCCGCACCATCGCCCGCGTCCATACCTATTCGGCGCTCTTGTGCTGGGCGGCCTGCGACCGGCTGGCCAATGTGGCGTTGTCCCCGGGCCTCAAGGACCGCAGCGCCTTCTGGAGCAAACGCGCCGGCATTATCCGCAAGACGATCGAGGAAAAGGCATGGAACGAGAAACTCGGCATTTTCACCGGCTCCTTCGGCGGCAATGAGGTCGATGCCAGCCTGCTGCAACTGTTCGAACTGGGCTTCCTGCCGGCCGACGATCCGCGCTGCGTCGCCACCTTCAACGAATGCGAGCGGCAACTACGCAAGGGCGACAACTTCTACCGCTATGTCGAACCCGATGATTTCGGCGAGCCGGAAACCGCGTTCAACTTCTGCACCTTCTGGTACATCGAGGCCCTGCACCTGATGGGCCGCACGGAGGAGGCGCGAGAGCTGTTCGAGGCCATGCTGGCGCGCCGCACCCATTCCGGTCTGCTGTCGGAAGATGTAAAGGTCGATACCGGCGAACTGTGGGGCAATTTCCCGCAGACCTATTCGCTGGTCGGGCTGATCACCTGTGCTGTCCTGCTCAGCCGCCCGTGGACCACGGTGCGGTAA
- a CDS encoding SRPBCC family protein, with the protein MSETQNNPTTAERVSDREFVITRTVNGPAHIVFKAWSEPDLFRRWWTPKSFGMTILSCEMDVRTGGGYRLVISHPAMEQPMAFFGKYIDVVPNARIVWTNEEGDEEGAVTTVTFEELNGQTLVVWHDLYPSKAALDEAMISGATSGFGEQFEQLEDIIATLAA; encoded by the coding sequence ATGAGCGAGACGCAAAATAACCCCACAACGGCGGAACGCGTTTCCGACCGCGAGTTCGTCATCACGCGGACCGTCAATGGCCCGGCGCATATCGTCTTCAAGGCGTGGAGCGAACCCGACCTGTTCCGGCGCTGGTGGACGCCGAAGTCGTTCGGCATGACCATCCTATCCTGCGAGATGGATGTACGGACCGGCGGCGGCTATCGCCTGGTGATCAGCCATCCAGCCATGGAACAGCCAATGGCCTTCTTCGGCAAGTATATCGACGTGGTGCCAAACGCGCGCATCGTCTGGACCAATGAGGAAGGCGACGAAGAAGGCGCCGTGACGACCGTCACCTTCGAGGAACTTAACGGCCAGACCCTGGTCGTCTGGCACGATCTCTATCCGTCGAAGGCAGCCCTCGACGAGGCCATGATCTCCGGCGCCACAAGCGGCTTCGGCGAGCAGTTCGAGCAACTGGAAGACATTATCGCCACTCTTGCCGCCTAA
- a CDS encoding Na+/H+ antiporter: MESVAISLFLLLAVVVSGWLSRLSPLSIPTPVVQIALGAVIALSTGAAVDLEPDVFFLLFLPPLLFYDGWKIPKEGLFRDKGTILQLALGLVVFTVLGLGLFIHWMIPLMPLGAAFALAAILSPTDPIAVSAISTKVPIPKRLMHILEGESLLNDASGLVCMRFAVAAVVTGSFSLVDAFGAFLWLAIGGLAIGIGVTWVVTRVKGLISRRIGEEAGSQVLISLLIPFGAYLLAERLHCSGILAAVAAGITMSYAEQSGQALADTRVRRNAVWDMIQFTANGIIFVLLGEQLPSIASRAAHVVQSTGHTDPLWLIVYVAAISPALIVLRFLWVWVALRFTLFRAVRKGLPVQRPSLRLIAATSLAGVRGAITLAGVLTIPFFVADGSAFPSRNLIIFLAASVIVVSLLLASIGLPFLLKNLKLPPEPKALAEEDNARAAAAEAAIEAIEQLQKAKKVGRNETELYGEAAARVMEVYRRRIEKQGLQGEAVSHLRKLEEIERQLRLAGIRAERDVYYELSRSRELSDEISRRLIREADLAEARLTGS, translated from the coding sequence ATGGAAAGCGTCGCCATATCCCTGTTTCTGTTGCTGGCTGTCGTAGTCAGCGGCTGGCTGTCGCGCCTGTCGCCCCTGTCCATACCGACGCCGGTGGTGCAGATTGCGCTTGGCGCGGTAATCGCGCTTTCCACCGGCGCCGCGGTCGATCTGGAGCCGGACGTCTTCTTTCTGCTCTTCCTGCCACCGCTGCTGTTCTATGACGGCTGGAAAATTCCGAAAGAGGGCCTGTTCCGCGACAAGGGCACCATTTTGCAGCTTGCCCTGGGGCTGGTGGTTTTCACGGTGCTGGGGCTCGGCCTGTTCATTCACTGGATGATCCCGCTGATGCCCTTGGGCGCCGCCTTTGCCCTGGCGGCGATTCTCTCGCCCACCGATCCCATCGCCGTATCCGCCATATCGACCAAGGTGCCGATCCCCAAGCGGCTGATGCACATTCTCGAAGGCGAGTCCCTGCTGAACGACGCATCGGGTCTGGTCTGTATGCGCTTTGCCGTCGCGGCCGTCGTCACTGGCAGCTTCTCGCTGGTCGATGCCTTCGGCGCCTTCCTGTGGCTGGCGATCGGCGGCCTGGCCATCGGGATCGGCGTCACCTGGGTGGTGACGCGCGTAAAGGGGCTGATTTCGCGCCGGATCGGCGAGGAGGCGGGTTCGCAGGTGCTGATCAGCCTGCTCATTCCCTTCGGCGCCTATCTGCTGGCCGAACGTCTGCACTGCTCCGGCATTCTGGCTGCGGTCGCCGCCGGTATCACAATGAGCTATGCCGAGCAAAGCGGTCAGGCCCTGGCCGATACCCGTGTCCGCCGCAATGCCGTCTGGGACATGATCCAGTTCACCGCCAATGGCATCATCTTCGTGCTGCTCGGCGAACAGTTGCCGAGCATTGCCTCGCGGGCCGCCCATGTTGTCCAGTCCACCGGCCACACCGATCCGTTGTGGCTGATCGTCTATGTGGCGGCCATCAGCCCGGCTCTGATTGTCCTGCGTTTCCTGTGGGTGTGGGTGGCCTTGCGTTTCACCCTGTTCCGGGCGGTGCGCAAGGGGCTGCCGGTGCAGCGGCCGAGCCTGCGCCTGATCGCCGCCACGTCGCTGGCCGGGGTGCGCGGTGCCATTACCCTGGCCGGTGTCCTCACCATTCCGTTTTTCGTCGCTGATGGATCGGCCTTTCCGTCGCGCAACCTAATCATCTTCCTGGCGGCCTCGGTGATCGTCGTCTCCCTGCTGCTGGCCAGTATCGGCCTGCCTTTCCTGCTGAAGAACCTGAAACTGCCGCCGGAACCGAAGGCGCTGGCGGAAGAAGACAATGCCCGAGCCGCCGCAGCCGAAGCGGCCATTGAGGCAATCGAACAGCTTCAGAAAGCGAAGAAGGTGGGCCGCAATGAAACCGAACTGTATGGCGAGGCTGCGGCGCGGGTGATGGAGGTCTATCGCCGCCGCATCGAAAAGCAGGGGCTCCAGGGCGAGGCGGTGTCGCACCTGCGCAAGCTGGAGGAGATCGAGCGGCAACTGCGCCTGGCCGGCATCCGCGCCGAGCGTGACGTCTATTACGAACTGAGCCGGTCACGGGAACTGTCCGATGAGATATCCCGCCGGCTGATCCGCGAAGCCGACCTGGCCGAGGCGCGCCTGACGGGAAGTTAG
- a CDS encoding helix-turn-helix domain-containing protein gives MVQHTALLDASFAALSDPTRRGVLEQLGRSDASITDLAQRFHMTLTGMKKHVSVLEAAGLVVTKKVGRVRTCKLGRRQMAEEAAWIERYQQLWAARFEALDEIVEELKQQEKTDERDAK, from the coding sequence ATGGTTCAGCATACAGCCCTTCTCGATGCTTCGTTCGCCGCCCTGTCCGATCCTACCCGGCGTGGGGTTCTGGAACAGCTTGGCCGGTCTGACGCCTCGATCACTGATCTGGCCCAGCGCTTTCACATGACCCTCACCGGCATGAAAAAGCATGTCAGCGTTCTGGAGGCGGCCGGGCTTGTTGTGACGAAAAAAGTCGGGCGTGTGCGCACTTGCAAACTGGGCCGGCGGCAGATGGCGGAAGAAGCCGCCTGGATCGAACGGTATCAGCAGCTTTGGGCCGCCCGGTTCGAAGCGCTGGATGAGATTGTCGAAGAATTGAAACAACAGGAGAAAACCGATGAGCGAGACGCAAAATAA